The proteins below are encoded in one region of Oryzias melastigma strain HK-1 linkage group LG7, ASM292280v2, whole genome shotgun sequence:
- the LOC112158634 gene encoding neuronal acetylcholine receptor subunit alpha-2, which yields MDLHKCFSLFFLALTQQVSSQAEPRAHAEERLLQNLFARYNKLSRPVQNTSDTVLVHFGLSIAQLIDVDEKNQMMTTNVWLKQEWNDYKLRWNPEEYENVTSIRIPSEIIWRPDIVLYNNADGDFAVTHLTKAHLFYDGQIKWMPPAIYKSSCSIDVTFFPFDQQSCKMKFGSWTYDRAKIDLISMASDVDQMDYWESGEWVIVNAVGKYNTKKYECCTEIYADITYYFIIRRLPLFYTINLIIPCLLISCLTVLVFYLPSQCGEKITLCISVLLSLTVFLLLITEIIPSTSLVIPLIGEYLLFTMVFVTLSIIITVFVLNVHHRSPQTHGMPHWVRRVFLDLVPRVLFMKRPPGTAKQHCKKLIEMMLCPTTVSATGNSQSFWTGVDSELRQMAHNSLPKVDSPRILVCSPSPPSSPADDCSDQDHPLKARIFCQSTSGQYSPLSENLLRHNSTTLSAPQLSMPLGPFPCLSREYPSLLAQNGRSLSVEQMCGKQGQRSAHRCRSQSFQYCCLHNDGVAGITGQTNKTPEHLTETLAAELAKDASTQLDNMVPMVSPAMQRAIEGVQYIADHLRAEDADFSVKEDWKYVAMVIDRIFLWMFVLVCILGSVGLFLPPWLAGMI from the exons ATGGATTTACACAAATGTTTCAGCTTGTTTTTCCTCGCTCTGACCCAACAAG TTTCCTCCCAGGCTGAACCTCGCGCCCATGCTGAGGAGCGGCTGCTGCAGAATCTGTTTGCACGCTACAACAAGCTCTCGCGGCCCGTGCAGAACACTTCCGACACCGTGCTCGTCCACTTCGGACTGTCCATCGCACAGCTGATTGATGTG GATGAGAAGAACCAGATGATGACCACAAACGTCTGGCTTAAGCAA GAATGGAATGACTACAAACTCCGCTGGAACCCGGAGGAATATGAAAATGTCACCTCCATCCGAATCCCCTCAGAGATTATCTGGAGACCTGACATCGTCCTCTACAACAA TGCCGATGGAGACTTCGCCGTGACTCACCTCACAAAAGCTCATTTGTTCTATGATGGACAGATAAAGTGGATGCCTCCGGCCATTTATAAGTCTTCATGCAGTATAGATGTCACGTTCTTTCCCTTTGACCAGCAAAGCTGCAAGATGAAGTTTGGCTCTTGGACGTACGACCGGGCGAAGATCGATCTGATCAGCATGGCCAGCGACGTGGATCAGATGGACTACTGGGAGAGCGGCGAGTGGGTCATTGTTAATGCGGTGGGGAAGTACAACACAAAGAAGTACGAGTGCTGTACGGAAATCTACGCAGACATCACCTACTACTTCATCATCCGGAGGCTTCCGCTCTTCTACACCATCAACCTGATCATCCCCTGTCTGCTCATCTCCTGCCTGACCGTCCTCGTCTTCTATTTGCCATCGCAGTGCGGGGAGAAGATAACTTTGTGCATTTCGGTCTTGCTGTCGCTGACGGTGTTCCTTCTGCTGATAACGGAGATCATCCCGTCCACGTCTCTGGTCATCCCCCTGATCGGTGAATACCTGCTGTTCACCATGGTGTTTGTCACACTCTCCATCATCATCACCGTCTTTGTGCTGAACGTGCACCACAGATCGCCGCAGACACACGGCATGCCTCACTGGGTGCGGCGGGTCTTCCTGGATCTGGTACCGCGAGTTCTGTTCATGAAGCGGCCGCCCGGCACGGCCAAGCAGCACTGCAAGAAGCTCATCGAGATGATGCTCTGTCCCACCACCGTATCCGCCACGGGGAACTCGCAGTCCTTCTGGACCGGGGTGGACTCGGAGCTCAGGCAGATGGCACACAACAGCCTCCCAAAGGTCGACAGCCCCCGGATCCTGGTGTGCTCCCCGTCTCCCCCTTCGTCTCCGGCTGATGACTGCAGCGACCAAGATCATCCACTGAAAGCCAGAATCTTCTGCCAGTCCACGTCCGGTCAGTACTCCCCTCTGTCGGAGAATCTGCTCAGACACAACTCCACGACCCTCTCCGCGCCTCAGCTGTCCATGCCGCTGGGCCCGTTTCCCTGCCTCTCCAGGGAGTATCCCAGCCTGCTGGCCCAAAACGGTCGCTCGCTCAGCGTGGAGCAAATGTGTGGCAAACAGGGGCAGAGATCTGCACATCGGTGTCGCTCGCAGAGCTTCCAGTACTGCTGTCTGCATAACGATGGGGTGGCAGGCATCACGGGCCAGACGAACAAAACACCTGAACACCTGACAGAAACGCTGGCAGCTGAGCTCGCTAAAGACGCAAGCACCCAGCTGGACAATATGGTTCCCATGGTTTCCCCGGCGATGCAGCGCGCCATCGAGGGAGTGCAGTACATTGCAGATCATCTCAGGGCAGAAGACGCAGACTTTTCA GTGAAGGAGGACTGGAAGTACGTGGCCATGGTCATTGACAGGATCTTCCTCTGGATGTTTGTGCTGGTGTGCATTCTGGGATCAGTGGGACTCTTCCTTCCTCCCTGGTTAGCCGGAATGATCTAG